The Melospiza georgiana isolate bMelGeo1 chromosome 9, bMelGeo1.pri, whole genome shotgun sequence genome has a segment encoding these proteins:
- the DNTTIP2 gene encoding deoxynucleotidyltransferase terminal-interacting protein 2, with protein MVNTRRAAARRREPGPRAGGGSSSSPGDGDGGAAGAAEVGSAEISTPVARRMTRRTKSARKPEVIQECPFEELEHAEMKSDVSDSSELQITRNENTAVPSAQSVAEPQVDGYVSEAESNCSSVSSLQTPLFVRITRRRQIVIPYQPDSADKKRHDSTAFVNKLSRIQDEDDVSEAESCSSAVSGVQMLNVPTSTRSRQSKKKLQPHRVPEAQSENTSDAESCCPSSLVEPCATPKRITRSMQMKSQAQNTKQTEKKNRFVSEDENLIEDTVKSDPIIISDSRPSAELVNDTENASILIDENKEPSSPRSKCANATWSEDAKEEILNDVASSPTKTKQSDTESPVKKTKRNTQSVETHHSDTICGQIQEDHSKILARKEKLEPVSVSLTDCMSPKQFLESQGQVTPNESKKITECERADAETDAQQSFSCDDKLRESKQASAVSSPSMDMAVAQTTESIGKSRMLEIGVDSGDNQTEENEVSHSSKKTSSDNSSLALFLSNSESDDSENSDVADIDTVDENLCYKKSDEKTPSFKKSLKSGSLHVEGLFVIDTEPGMSSSQNYYLDDVDQDSDAKSEHEGGEKDKESDLEEDEEELIDEDEKDEDDDLLKNKVDVLHLSSSIDPGLNIKKLGGLYISFDAKNQKPRSSAIEPQKKKKDQLLQKSVMTPDFERKECVPPYRESLHQLKKQRRAEREKTTGDGWFGMKAPEITSELKNDLKVLKMRASLDPKHFYKKNDRDGLPKYFQVGTVVDSPIDFYHSRIPKKQRKRTIVEELLADSEFRRYNKKKYQEIMSEKAAFAAGKRNRKKKKFRN; from the exons atggtgAACacccggcgggcggcggcgcggcgccGGGAGCCCGGGCCGCGGGcaggcggcggcagcagcagcagccccggcgATGGCGATGGCGGTGCCGCCGGTGCTGCGGAG GTGGGATCTGCTGAAATTAGTACTCCTGTGGCTAGGAGGATGACCAGAAGAACTAAATCAGCTCGTAAGCCAGAGGTGATTCAGGAATGTCCATTTGAAGAGTTGGAACATGCAGAAATGAAATCAGATGTCAGTGATAGCTCAGAGTTGCAGATCACTAGGAATGAGAACACAGCTGTCCCATCAGCACAATCAGTTGCTGAGCCACAAGTTGATGGTTATGTGTCAGAAGCAGAATCAAACTGCTCTTCTGTATCCAGTCTCCAGACACCTTTGTTTGTAAGAATAACACGGAGGCGACAAATTGTAATTCCTTATCAACCAGATTCTGCTGACAAAAAAAGACATGACAGTACAGCTTTTGTAAATAAGTTAAGTAGGATTCAGGATGAAGATGATGTCTCTGAAGCTGAGTCTTGTTCCTCTGCTGTTTCTGGTGTCCAGATGCTTAATGTTCCCACAAGTACAAGGAGCAGacaaagtaaaaagaaattgcaGCCACACAGAGTTCCTGAAGCCCAGAGTGAAAATACTTCTGATGCAGAATCATGTTGCCCGAGTTCTCTTGTGGAACCATGTGCCACTCCCAAACGAATTACTAGGAGCATGCAAATGAAATCACAAGCACAAAATACTAAGCAGACcgagaaaaaaaatagatttgttTCAGAGGATGAGAATTTAATTGAGGACACTGTTAAATCTGATCCCATCATAATTTCTGATTCTAGGCCTAGTGCAGAACTTGTCAATGACACAGAAAATGCTTCCATTCTCATTGATGAAAATAAAGAACCCAGTTCACCTAGAAGTAAATGTGCTAATGCAACCTGGAGTGAAGATGCAAAAGAAGAGATTTTAAATGATGTGGCATCCAGTcctacaaaaacaaaacaaagtgaCACTGAATCACctgtgaaaaaaacaaaaagaaatacgCAGTCTGTTGAGACACACCATTCAGATACAATATGTGGCCAAATACAAGAAGATCACAGTAAAATACTTGCAAGGAAGGAGAAATTGGAGCCTGTGTCTGTTTCTTTGACAGACTGCATGAGTCCCAAACAATTCCTAGAATCCCAAGGACAAGTAACACcaaatgaaagtaaaaaaattacagaatgtGAAAGAGCAGATGCTGAGACAGATGCACAGCAGTCTTTCTCATGTGATGATAAATTAAGGGAGAGTAAGCAAGCAAGTGCAGTGAGCAGCCCATCAATGGACATGGCTGTTGCCCAGACAACTGAAAGCATTGGTAAGAGCAGGATGCTTGAAATTGGTGTAGACAGTGGTGACaaccaaacagaagaaaatgaggTATCACACAGCAGTAAAAAAACAAGCAGTGATAATAGCTCCCTTGCATTGTTTCTGAGCAACAGTGAAAGTGATGACTCTGAAAATAGTGATGTGGCAGACATAGATACAGTTGATGAGAATCTGTGTTATAAAAAGTCAGATGAGAAAACTCCTTCCTtcaaaaaatctttaaaaagtgGTTCACTGCATGTTGAAGGTCTTTTTGTAATTGATACTGAGCCTGGCATGAGTTCCAGCCAGAACTATTATCTGGATGATGTAGACCAAGACAGTGATGCTAAAAGTGAGCATGAAGGAGGTGAAAAAGATAAAGAATCAGACTTAGAAGAGGATGAAGAGGAATTGATAGATGAAGATGAAAAAGATGAAGATGATGATCTGTTGAAAAATAAGGTTGATGT tttACATCTTTCCAGTAGCATAGACCCTGGTTTGAATATCAAGAAGCTTGGAGGTCTGTATATCAGTTTTGATGCAAAAAATCAGAAGCCTAGATCGAGTGCAATTGAAccacagaagaagaagaaggaccag CTCTTGCAGAAGAGTGTAATGACTCCAGACTTTGAAAGAAAGGAATGTGTCCCACCCTACAGGGAGTCACTTCACCAGCTGAAGAAACAGCGCAGG GCAGAGCGAGAGAAAACAACAGGTGATGGCTGGTTTGGTATGAAAGCCCCAGAAATCACAAGTGAACTGAAAAATGATCTGAAAGTTTTGAAGATGAGAGCTTCATTGGACCCTAAGCATTTCTATAAGAAGAATGACAGAGATGGTCTGCCCAAGTACTTCCAG GTTGGAACTGTAGTTGATTCTCCCATAGACTTTTATCACAGTCGAATCCCTaagaagcagaggaagagaaCAATTGTGGAGGAGCTGCTTGCAGATTCAGAGTTCAGAAG ATATAATAAAAAGAAGTATCAGGAGATCATGAgtgaaaaagcagcttttgcagcagggaagaggaatcggaagaagaagaaatttcgCAATTAA
- the GCLM gene encoding glutamate--cysteine ligase regulatory subunit: MGTEGARALLERAGTLTLQTGNLLNWGCLRKKCPSTPGEEVRDCIQKTLTEWSSKISQDQNQETREVLECSVAQAIEKINPEERDELKVSAKLFIVGSNSSSIRDAVDLACSALGVAQLDSVIISPPPVEDGTNLSLEYLQPYWKELENLVQNKKIVAIGASDLDKTLLEQLYLWAQVKPSSNQVNLASCCVMPPDLTAFAKECDIQLLTHNDPKELLCEASFQEVLQESIQNMKAYNWIPLWLLRYSVIVKSRGIIKSKGYIIQAKRNAS; this comes from the exons ATGGGGACCGAGGGCGCCCGTGCCCTGCTGGAGCGCGCCGGCACCCTCACCCTGCAGACCGGCAACCTGCTCAACTGGGGCTGCCTCCGCAAGAAGTGCCCGTCCACCCCCGGCGAGGAG GTGCGAGACTGCATCCAGAAAACACTGACTGAGTGGAGCTCAAAGATCAGCCAAGACCAAAATCAG GAAACTCGGGAggttctggaatgttctgtaGCTCAAGctatagaaaaaataaatccagaagAAAGGGATGAGTTGAAAGTATCAG CAAAGCTTTTCATCGTTGGATCAAATTCTTCATCGATCAGAGACGCAGTTGACCTGG CGTGTTCTGCCCTCGGAGTTGCTCAGTTAGACTCAGTCATTATTTCCCCACCTCCTGTTGAAGATGGAACTAACCTCTCCTTGGAATATTTGCAACCTTATTGGAAAGAACTTGAAAATCTAGTTCAAAACAAGAAGATTGTTGCCATAGGTGCCTCCGACCTAGATAAAACACTGTTAGAGCAGCTGTATCTGTGGGCACAG GTGAAACCAAGTAGTAATCAGGTGAACCTAGCTTCCTGTTGTGTGATGCCACCTGATCTCACAGCATTTGCAAAAGAATGTGACATACAGCTGCTAACTCACAATGATCCCAAAG AATTACTTTGTGAAGCAAGTTTCCAAGAAGTTCTCCAGGAAAGCATCCAGAACATGAAAGCCTACAACTGGATTCCTTTGTGGCTTCTGCGGTATTCAGTCATTGTTAAAAGCAGAGGAATTATCAAGTCCAAAGGCTATATCATACAAGCTAAAAGAAATGCATCTTAA